Proteins encoded within one genomic window of Arachis ipaensis cultivar K30076 chromosome B08, Araip1.1, whole genome shotgun sequence:
- the LOC107614070 gene encoding omega-hydroxypalmitate O-feruloyl transferase, producing the protein MENGHGSKFELVVRQIGEPTKVKPSEETQKGLYFLSNLDQNIAVPVKTVYCFKSSSRGNEEAPQVIKDSLSKILVPYYPMAGTLILSKEGKLIVDCTEEGAVFVEAEAECNIEDIGDLTKPDPHNLGKLVYSVPGATNILEMPLMTAQVTKFKCGGFSLGLNMIHCMKDGICAMEFVNAWSNVARGLSLKVPPYLDRSMLKARDPPKIEFEHTEFEQIEDVSNTNKLYEEEMIYKSFTFDPHKLEHLKKMATQDGVLKKCTSFEALSGFVWRARSEALRMKPDQKTKLLFAVDGRSKFVPPIPEGYFGNAIVLTNSLCKAGELLNSPLSYSVSLVHEAIEMVNDSYMRSAIDYFEVTRARPSLAATLLITTWTKLSFHTTNFGWGDPLCSGPVTLPEREVVLFLSHGHGRRSINVLLGLPASAMNTFQELVNQV; encoded by the exons ATGGAAAATGGGCATGGCTCAAAATTTGAACTTGTTGTAAGGCAAATAGGAGAACCAACAAAAGTGAAGCCTTCAGAAGAAACACAAAAGGGACTCTATTTCCTTTCAAACCTTGACCAGAACATTGCTGTTCCAGTTAAAACAGTTTATTGCTTCAAATCAAGTTCAAGGGGGAATGAAGAAGCTCCACAAGTAATCAAAGATTCACTCTCAAAGATTCTTGTCCCTTATTACCCCATGGCAGGTACCTTGATTCTAAGCAAAGAAGGGAAGCTTATAGTGGATTGCACTGAAGAGGGTGCAGTGTTTGTTGAGGCTGAAGCAGAGTGTAACATTGAAGACATTGGAGATTTAACAAAACCAGATCCTCATAATCTTGGCAAACTTGTTTATAGTGTTCCTGGTGCAACCAATATTCTTGAGATGCCTCTTATGACTGCTCAG GTGACAAAGTTCAAATGTGGAGGATTCAGTTTGGGACTAAACATGATCCATTGCATGAAAGATGGAATATGTGCCATGGAATTTGTGAATGCATGGAGCAATGTAGCCAGAGGCTTGAGCTTGAAGGTTCCTCCATATCTCGACCGATCGATGCTCAAAGCGCGCGACCCTCCCAAGATTGAATTCGAACACACAGAATTTGAGCAGATAGAAGATGTATCAAACACTaacaagctttatgaagaagagATGATCTACAAATCATTCACCTTTGACCCTCACAAGCTTGAACACCTCAAGAAAATGGCTACCCAAGATGGGGTTTTGAAGAAATGCACAAGTTTTGAAGCACTATCAG GATTTGTATGGAGGGCTAGATCTGAAGCCTTAAGAATGAAACCTGATCAAAAGACTAAACTACTCTTTGCAGTTGATGGAAGGTCCAAATTTGTGCCACCAATACCTGAGGGGTACTTTGGGAATGCTATTGTTCTAACAAACTCTCTTTGTAAGGCTGGTGAATTACTGAATAGCCCTTTGTCATATTCAGTGAGTTTGGTTCATGAAGCAATTGAAATGGTGAATGATAGTTACATGAGATCAGCCATTGATTATTTTGAAGTCACAAGAGCAAGGCCTTCTTTGGCAGCTACATTATTGATCACAACTTGGACAAAGTTGTCATTTCACACTACAAATTTTGGTTGGGGTGATCCTTTGTGTTCCGGTCCTGTTACTTTGCCTGAAAGAGAAGTTGTTTTGTTCTTGTCTCATGGCCATGGAAGGAGAAGTATTAATGTTCTTTTGGGTTTGCCTGCTTCTGCCATGAACACCTTTCAGGAATTGGTTAACCAAGTTTGA
- the LOC107614482 gene encoding TPD1 protein homolog 1-like: MEFRSVKRILLTLAVSVFSFATLVTVLRLVNDLGCGDCNGAGTGTGTGTAMSVSLNVEEEGANVHRKLLNHRSSNVAGTGTGVVEPNRIWGDNKCSKSDIVISQGPTAPLPSGIPTYTVEIMNMCVSGCDISRIHLTCGWFSSARLINPKVFKRLRYNDCLVNDGRPLLNGATISFQYANTFLYPLSVSSVSCI; the protein is encoded by the exons atGGAGTTTCGTTCGGTTAAACGGATCCTTCTCACGTTAGCGGTTTCCGTCTTCTCCTTCGCGACACTCGTTACTGTTCTTCGCCTCGTCAACG ACCTTGGTTGTGGTGACTGTAATGGCGCCGGAACCGGAACCGGAACTGGAACCGCCATGTCGGTGTCTCTGAATGTGGAGGAGGAAGGAGCCAACGTGCACCGCAAGCTTCTTAATCATCGTAGTAGTAATG TGGCAGGCACAGGCACTGGAGTGGTGGAACCTAACAGAATATGGGGTGACAACAAGTGCAGCAAATCAGATATAGTGATAAGCCAAGGTCCCACGGCCCCACTACCGAGTGGGATACCAACATACACAGTTGAGATAATGAACATGTGTGTCAGTGGCTGTGACATCTCAAGGATACACCTCACCTGTGGCTGGTTCAGCTCTGCAAGGCTCATCAACCCCAAAGTCTTCAAGAGGCTTAGATACAACGATTGCCTTGTTAATGATGGAAGGCCTTTGCTCAATGGTGCAACCATTTCATTCCAGTATGCCAATACCTTCCTTTATCCTCTCTCTGTTTCTTCTGTGTCCTGTATTTGA
- the LOC107612734 gene encoding membrane-anchored ubiquitin-fold protein 3 yields MPEEELVDIKFRLYDGSDMGPFRYSSAATVDVLKQRVVSDWPKGKTVTPKAANEVKLINSGKILENNKTVGQCKVPFADVAGGVIIMHVVVQPSPAKTKPEKKIDDSPKKIVCACSIL; encoded by the exons ATGCCGGAAGAGGAGTTGGTGGACATAAAGTTCAGATTGTACGATGGGTCTGATATGGGGCCATTCAGGTACTCTTCAGCAGCCACAGTTGATGTTCTTAAACAAAGGGTTGTCTCAGATTGGCCAAAAG GCAAAACAGTCACCCCAAAGGCAGCAAATGAAGTGAAATTGATTAATTCTGGTAAAATATTGGAAAACAACAAGACTGTTGGTCAATGTAAAGTACCATTTGCTGATGTTGCAGGCGGTGTCATAATAATGCATGTTGTTGTACAGCCATCTCCTGCAAAAACAAAACCTG aaaagaagatagaTGATTCACCCAAGAAGATTGTCTGTGCTTGTTCCATTTTGTGA